ATATACAATTAACGGCGGCAAAACGTCAATACCCGGATTGGCGCCCCTAACCCCTTCAACCAGGAGCATATTGGGCTTTTTATCAATCCGGGGATATACCAGTTGCAGGCGCTTAGGTTCAATCCCTGCTTCCCGCATTGTATACATAATATCGGACAGCCGCTCCGGCAAATGAACCATAGCAAACCGCCCCCTGAACTTCATCAGAAATCTGGCGGCGTTCACCACGTCACTTAAGTTGGCAGTTACCTCATGCCGGGCCATAGCAACCCGGTCATTGGGACTGATAAAACCACCACCGACAAGACGGTAAGGCGGATTAGACACCACCAGTTCCCACTCGCCGCCAGGCAACAGCTCCCGCATCCGGCGTAAATCCCCCTGCATGATTTTGATTTGCTCACCCAATCCATTTACAGCCACGCTGCGGGCAGCCATATCGGACATCGCCGGACTGATCTCGATCCCGACCACTTTTCCCGCTCCCCGGGCATTGAGCAGCAGGCTGATGACCCCGGTGCCCGCCCCCAGGTCGACGGCAGTTCCTCCCGGCCGCAATGTGGCAAAGTGAGCTAAAAGTATGGCGTCCAGGGAAAAGCAGAACTCGGCCTCATGCTGGATAATCCGATAGCCCTTAATGATTAAGTTATCCAGACGCTCGCCGGGTTTTAGACATGTTTGAGGCAGATGCGTATCCATAGCTATTCACCTTAAGTTTGGAACTGCTTATAAACCGCCATGCTGCGGCGCCGCACCATCTGCGTTGCTGTTATCTGCGACAAGGTAACTTGCGTTGATAATACAAACGAAATCAGAATCGTACTCCTGTGGTCCTCACTCCAGCGTACACCCAGTACGCTTACGTTCCGGTCCTCGTCGTGCCTAGCATCTGACGATTTCTAAGCAGTTCGTGACATTTGATAATTTTGCATAAATATATATCTATTCTTTTTCAACTACTTCTTCCCAGGGAATGATCAACGTTTTTCCATCAGAAAGAATGATTGTAGCCGTTTTTTTCTGCTGATTGACCAAAACAACCCGGCCTTCTCCCTCTACCGTTATCACGTCCTTGCCGACGGTGGGAGCGACAATCTTTTTGCTGCAGCCGCCGTAACAGTCGCTTTCATATTTCAGACAACACATCAGCCGTCCGCAAATACCTGATATTTTCGTCGGGTTTAGGGACAAGTTTTGGTCTTTGGCCATACGTATGGAAACAGGTTCAAAGTCTCCGAGAAAGGTGGCGCAACACAATGAGCGCCCGCAGCAGCCGATTCCGTTCATAAACTTGGCCTCATCTCTCACCCCGATTTGTCTGAGTTCGATACGGGTACGAAAAACGCTGGCCAGGTCCTTAACCAGTTCGCGGAAGTCAATCCGGCCTTCGGCCGTAAAATAAAATATGATTTTGTTCACATCAAAAGTGTATTCCACATCAACCAGATTCATGGGCAACCCATGAGCCTGAATTTTTTGCTCGCAGATCCGCATGGCTTCCTTTTCTTTACGCCGGTTTTCATTTACCTTGGCAACATCTTCCGCCGTTGCCTTGCGCTGCACAGGTTTTAAAGGGGATATAATCTGATCTTCGGTTACTTCCCGCGGGCCAATGACGACATCGCCAAACTCTATTCCCCGCGCCGTCTCAACAATAACGGAATCCCCAGGTTCAAGCCTAATCTCACCCGGATCAAAATAGTATATTTTTCCGGCTTTTTTAAACCGAATGCCAACAACGATCAACATGCTTGCTCTCCTTTTTCCAAACGCTTCAGTTTTATAAATAATGCTTCCATCGCCAAACGGCTATTCGCATTGCCGGTTATCGCCCGAATTGTTTCCCGGACAACGCCAATTGCCGCCAGCAGCCCGTCCTCGTCCCATTCACCGTTCAGCGCGGCAAGTCTGTCTGTCAGATCGACATTATATATTAGTTGCCGCCCATTGCCAAGCGAAAGCAGCAATACGTCCCGCAAGATGTATATTACATAGTTCAGCAGGTCAAGCATGTCCCGCTGTCCCATTCCTTCCCAGCCGGCAATCCATTCCCATAACTCAAGTTTACTGCTTTTTGACAGCGAAGAAACCAACTGAAAAGCTTGATCCCGCCGCGCCAGCCCGTCAGGCTCCAGCAAAGCCAGCGCCGTTCCTAAACGGCCGCCGCTTAACCTGGATGCCACAGCCGCATCTGCCTGCCCAAACCCCCGCTTAACCAATTCATCAGTCAACAGCCCGGCAGGTAAGGCAGAAAATTTTAAGATGCGGCAACGGGATATAATTGTCGGGAGCAAAGATTCCAACGCGGAAGCGGCAAGAATAAAGTAAAAGTGCGGCGGCGGCTCTTCCAATAGCTTCAAAAGGCTGTTAGCCGCCTGAACCGTCATAAGTTCCGCGTCCTCAATGACACATACCCGCCCCTGGCTAAGGGCGGGTGACAGAGCGGCAAAATGTTTAAGAGCGCGTATTTGACCAATCTTTATGGCCGTTCCTTCCGGCTGAACCACTGTAAGATCAGGATGGCCGGCCCGCCGGCAGGCCATACAGGACGGACACGCGCCGCAAGGCCTGATGCCCTCGCTGCCGGCGCATAAAATTCCGGCGGCCAGTATGCGGGCAGTCAGCGACTTGCCAATCCCGGCTGGACCGGAAAACAGCAGCGCATGCGGCATAATACCCGCAGTCAGCATACTTTTGAGAGCAGCCACGATGTCGGAGTGGCCAATAATATCGTTCCAGTTCATAAATCCCCGCTACATATACAAGTCTACCAGCATCCCGCGGATGGCATCGTGTTTAGCCATAATATCCAGTTGGCGCTCCTGGCCAATCCGAACATCCTCAGCCATCTCCGCAAGCTTGTCATCAATTTTCCTGATCAGGGAAAACATTTTATGCCGCCCTTGCCTGTCCCAGCCGGTACGGGACTCCAGTGTGTACATGCGGCCTACGGCTTCGCCGATAAAAGTGCGGACCAGTTCCCGATAGGATTTGAGTTCACTATAGGTAGGGGTTACAGACAAACGGCGACCGCCTTCATCAATTTGAGCCAACATCGTCTTAAGCCGCTCAACTGATTGTTTTTCCTGAGTGCTTAAAAGATCAGAGGCGAAATACCCCCCGGATTTTTCCACCCGGTTCCCAGCATCCCGGTCAGTTAACACCGGCTGGTTGGGTATTCCCAGCTTGCCTATCTTCATACTCATGCCCGGACCTCCTGATTAGGTGAAATAGAATAATCTCAGCCCGTTTTAGCAGGCTGTCCAAAATTATTAATTGGTAAATTTATCCAGGTGATAGTATTCGACACTGCCGCGAAATATCCTTTAATTCCTCTTCAATTATAATAGGTTTAAAAAAAATAATCAAATTTTCTCTATTTATTGGCCCCAATTATACTGGTAACAATCCCATAGACTTCCTCATGTATATCATCAACGGATCGTATGGTGCCGTTATCGCCGCCGCTAATGCAGTTAATTCGCCGCCAGCCGTACTTCTTACTAAGGAGGCGGTAACTCTCGTAACACTTGGCCAGGTAGACCGCATTCCGCTCATGGATATCCTTTTGCGCGCCGGTCTTGACGGCGCGGTTTTGGAGCAAACGGCAACTGTATTCCGGCGGCATATCAAGAAAGATGACGGCATCGGGCACGGGCAGGGCGAATTTAACAAACTCCAGATCCCATAACCAGTCGAGAAACTGTTCTTTTTCAGTTGCATCCGAAAATTTCACCGCCTGGTGAACCATATTCGAGGTACTGTACCGGTCTGCCAAAACAGTACCGCCGCTACGGTAAAAATGTCCCCAGTCAGTGGCAAAAGAGGCATAACGGTCAACGGCGTAAAAAGCAGAAGCGGCATACGGATTTACAGCAGTTGGATCATCACCGAACTTGCCTTCTAAATACATTTTAACCAAAGCGGACGACTGACTTTCATAATCAGGAAAAGAAACCTTCCTGACGGAATAACCTTCGCCTCCCAGCCGTTCCAGCAGTTTATTGGCCTGCGTTTCCTTGCCGCAACCGTCGCCGGCCTCGATGACGATAAGCTTACCGCGCAAGTTGAGAACCCCCAATACTCCAGCCCTAATCGCGGCGTGTTTCAAAAAACACGCCTCCTTAATTTTAAGAGGCTGGTTCAAAATGCTTAGATGCTAGGCGCGACGAGGACGTGAGCGGAACAGTACAGAGAAGTACGTGCAGCGAGCGCCCACAGGAGCAACGACGCAGATGAGCGTTTTCAACCAGCCTCTAATCGACAACCTTAATTGTTTTCAGTAGATAATCCTCAGGTCCTGAGATGTGAAGGCCTGCGGCTTGCAACCGGTGGCAATAATCAATAATCTCCTGGGTAATAAGTTCCCCCGGACAAAGCACCGGGATACCCGGAGGATAAAAGGTGACTATCTCCGCGCATATTTTACCCTCGGAGTCTTCAAAAGGCACCATGACGGTATTGCCGAATAGCGCGTCCCGGGGTGAAATCACCTGTTCCGGTGAAGCAGGATAGGTGTCATGGGTATAAATGTCCGTAATACCGGAGAAGTCCCGTGTACCATGGCTGGTTACCGCCATATCCCGCAGGGCCGCCACCATTTTGACCGCATCTTCCTTGCTGTCCCCTAGAGTGATAAGGAACAATATATTATACATATCGGATAATTCTACCTGTACCTTGTACTGGTGACGGAGAATCCGCTCCGCCTCAGCGCCTTTTAGACCCAAACCCTTGACCGTAACCGTCACTTTCGTCGGGTCAAGGCGATCCACTCCCGGATTTCCCAGCTTTTCCTCCCCGAAGCAATATAGTCCCGGAATGCCGTTAATCTCCTGCCGGGCCCAGTTGGCCAAGTCGACGGCCTTTTCCACCAGTTCCCGTCCCTGGGTAGCCATTTGCATTCTGGCCACATCCAAAGAGGCCATCAGAATATAGTTGGGGCTTGTAGACTGGACAAGCTGCAGCATGGCCTTAAGCCGGGGCACCCGGATCCGGCCCTTGCGGCAATGCACCAGGGAACACTGGGTCAGGGCGCCAATAATTTTATGGGTACTTTGGGCCACGATATCCGCACCGGCGTCAAGAGCCTGAACAGGCAACCGGTCCGAAAACTTAAGATGCGGACCATGAGCTTCATCCACTACTACCGGAATGCCGTGTTCGTGAACAATATCCACAATTTGCTTGAGATCAGTGGCAACTCCATAATATGTAGGGTTAATTACCAAGACACCTTTGGCGTCAGGGTGCTGCTTTAAAGCCTTGGCCACCGTCGCCGGCGTCACCCCCATTGCCAATCCAAGTTCATAATCCACCTCAGGCTGTATAAAAACAGGTATGGCGCCGCTTAAGATAATACCGCCAATAATGGACCGGTGGGCATTTCTCGGTACGATCACCTTTTCGCCGGGACCGGCAATGGTCAATATCATGGCATAGATACCGCCGGTGGTCCCGTTAACCACAAAATAGCTATAGTCCGCACCATACAAATCGGCCGCCAGGTCTTGTGCGGCCTTTATCGGACCATGAGGTTCATGCAAATCATCCAGCTCGGCCATTAACGCCAGGTCAAGCGCCATAGCATTTTTCCCCATAATATTGCCTAATGCCGGGTGCATGCCTTTACCCTGCTTATGTCCTGGTGTATGAAAAGGAATGACTCCTTCCGTAACGTAGTTGTTCATTGCCGCCAAAAGCGGCGTCTTGGTCTGGTCAAGCACAGGTATTGATCACTTCCTAAAATTTTGTTTAATGCCAAAAAACGCTACTCATTCATTGTAGCATACCCCTCCCCAGGGTACAATAAACTGATCTAAGAAAACTGAAGGCATCCCGGGCCATTGTGAATTGTGAATTGTGAATTGTGAATTGTGAAAAAAATTCCGGCGTCGCTCACATAATACATGAGCAACACCGGAAATGCCTTTTGACAGTCGCAAGTCTAACCCGCCCCTCAAACCGATGATTAATTACGAATTGCCGCCAGGAATATTGGCTTTCACAGCCCGGCGGTCAATAATTCCATCCACCAGACCGTATTCTTTGGCCTGTAATCCGGACATGAAATAATCGCGTTCGGTGTCTTGACTGATTCGCTCCAGCGGCTGTCCGGTATGTTTCACCAGAATATCATTGAGAATCTCACGTAACCGGAGAATCTCCTTGGCTTGAATTTGAATATCGGTGGCCTGCCCCTGGGCCCCGCCCAACGGTTGGTGAATCATTATGCGTGAGTTGGGCAAAGACAGCCGTTTACCGGCTGCTCCGGCCGCCAGGAGCACTGCTCCCATACTGGCGGCTTGGCCGATGCATATGGTGGAAACGTCAGGTTTAATGTACTGAATTGTGTCGTAAATGGCGAGACCGGCAGTAACAACCCCGCCTGGGCTGTTAATATAAAAGTGGATATCCTTATCGGGATCCTCAGATTCCAGGAAAAGAAGCTGAGCGATAACAAGGTTGGCAACCGTGTCGTCAATAGGACCGCCCAAAAAAATTATCCGGTCTTTTAAAAGTCGGGAATAAATGTCATAAGCCCGTTCTCCACGGCTGGACTGCTCTACTACAATAGGTACAAAATTCAATGTTTTTCCCTCCCTGATTTACAGTATTTACACCAACTACTGAGCGCGTAAAAATATGGCCCGCCGGCTAATCAATATAGACGAATACGTTTCGGTTTCTCTCGGCAGCGACAGGGTTAACTTGTTCTTGCTTGTATCCCAGACATACGGCATAGTAAGGCTCATAGCCTTCAGGGATTTGCAGCCGGACGAGAATTCGGCCGTCGCCAAAGGCATGAGCAATCAGCCCGACCCATAAGGAACCGATGTTGAGGCTTTCGGCCGCCAACAGCATGTTCTGAATAGCGGCACAACAGTCGGCCAGAGGCGAATTGGCGCCTTTACGGCCGGAGATCACTATCACGGTAGGAGCATTATACAATATGTGTCTTTTTTTCTTCCCCAGCTTGGCAATCCAGTCCACTTGACTGGTGGCCATGACCTCTTTGGCTTTGCTACTCAGTTCATCAATAAAGCTATCGTTTTGGATAACGGAGAAAAACCAGGGTTGTTCATTGTGACCGGAAGGAGCATAAATTGCCGCATCCAGTATTGCTTTAAGTTCTGCGTCTTTTATCTGGTCCGGCCTGAACTTCCGGATACTTCGCCGCCTTTTGATTATCTTGATTACTTCATTCATGAACACAAACCTTCCTTATATCGGAACATTTACCGTTATCTTCGTTCCACTTCCATTTTTTGACTGAATAGAAATCTCGCCCTGCAAGAGGTTAATTCTCTCCCGCATCCCCATCAGACCAAAGCTTTCTCCACCGATGTTTTCGGAGTTGTCAAACCCTTGTCCGTCATCTTCCACAATCGCAATAACATTTGACCGCACGAACTCGATCCGCACCCGTACCGTACCGGCTTTAGAATGTTTCTCCACATTATGGAGAGCTTCCTGAATGATACGGAACAGTCCAATCTCAATATGGCTATCCAGCCGTTTATCTTCCCCCATGACAATCAGTTCAGGAAAGATGCCGCTGCGTTCCTTTATCATATCCAGCACCTTGCGAATGGTGGGTATCAGCCCTAAATCATCAAGGGTCATCGGCCTTAAGTCGAATATAATCTTACGGGTTTCCTGCAAAGCAATGCGTACTTGTCCCCGTAGATCCTTGAGTTCGTCTTTTGCTCTGGCAATATCAGCGTCAATTAGCTTTTCACATACTTCGGCCCGGAAAACAATATTGGCCATCGCTTGCGCGGGACCGTCGTGGATTTCTCGCGCCACCCGGCGACGTTCCTCTTCCTGGGCCCGAATAATATTGGCGCCAAAAATCTGGCTGGCTTTGAGCGATTCGATCTCGGTTACCACGCTACCCATTTGGTTGCCCAGATAACCCAGCACGGCGCCTACCTGGGATACCAGATTTTCCGCCTTTTCCACTGTCTGCTTAAGGACCTTGAGGCGAATCTCCAAGTCATCCCGCTGGTGACGCAGGGTCTGCTCCTGCAGCTTGGCCATAGCCAGCTCCAGTTGCACGTTGCTGGTATCCTCATAAGCGGCTTTAATATCAACTTCATTGTATTCATGGAAGTTGCGGCTCACTTCCATCAGGCGCAGGCGAGACCGACGTTCCCGTTTTCCCAGCGCATCCACGCGGGAAATAATATCTGTCGTCTCTTTTTTGATCCGTTCTACATCTCGCTTTACATTTTCCATTTCACCACGGGCGGCTTCATAAATGTCGAAAATCTGTGACTTACTTTTTTCTACCACGCCAATCGTATGCTTAACAATTTTATCAAGAACGTTTATGTCTAAATTTTTCGCTCTACCTTCCCCCATTTTCCTACCTCAAATTGACTTGATTAAATTTCATTAAATAAATTTGAATAATTGTTCTCTTTTCAATTGCTTTTGCTTTTTAATAATAGTAATACGCTACTTATTGCTCTAATCCCTGCATGTCTCGTCTACAAACAGAAAAGCGCCGGGAAATCGATGGATAATGGGTGCGAAAAACGAAGGAAGACAGACCACTAGTGGTCTGTAAACCCATTTCGGGACTGATATGAATAGATATTGCACATACTATCAGCAGCCCTTTCGTTGTGAGGTAACAAGAGACTATGAATAATATTTTTACCAAAAACTACCATGCACTCAAAAAACTGATAATATACAAGCCGCCGGCCAATCCGCCGCAGTTCACACTGGCTGAAGATGAAGAGTCCCGGGCCGCGGAATCCAAAGCGCAGTTGCCCCAAGACAATCTGCACCTCATCGCCGCTGAGCACGACTCCCTGCTTCGCTATGCCCGCCGCCTGGCCGACGCTTTGGCGAAAATAAAGGAGTGCCTGGCCCAGCCGCTTGCGCCGGAAAAGATTGCCGCCCTCAAGATGGAAATAGCGGCGCTTGAAAATCAGCAGATGTCCTTGTCGCCAATTGTCATGAGATATAACCTTGCCCAAAACCCGCTGGACCAAGCTGTCAGCACCAGCCTGGAGGAAAACAGGCTGGCTTTGAAGCGCCTGTACAACGTGCCGGCAAACAAGGACCTGATCATCCGCAGTATAACCATTCCCGCTGAGCCTCCCGTCACCGCCACCTTAGTCTTTGTTGAAGGGCTTAGCGACAAAAAAATAATAAACCTGGCCGTCCTCCAGCCTCTCCTGCTGCTGGGAAATGTTGAGCGGCGGCTGTACGACGGCCAATTGGCAACCCGGCTGATCACCGAATACCTGCCCGGCAATCAGGTCAGAGTGGCTACTACTCTGCGGGATGTGGTTGAGAGTCTCAATCTCGGCGATACCGCCATCTTTCTCGACGGGGTGGACGAAGCTGTCCTGGTTGAAACCAAAGGCCAGGAGCACCGCAACATCGACCGCCCGCTGATGGAGCAGACGGTGCAAGGCGGCCAGTCGGCCTTTACGGAGACGTTACGGGTAAACACCGGCTTAGTGCGGTCCCTATTGCGGACGAACGACCTGACTACCGAGATTTTCACCATCGGCCACCGCAGCAATACCCTCTGCGCTGTCATGTACCTGAAATCAGTGGCTAATCCGGTCCTGGTACGGGAGGTAAAGCGTCGCCTTAGCGGTCTCAAGGTGGATGCTATTACCGATTCCGGCACCTTACTGCATCATATCATCGACCACCCGGGAAATCCGTACCCCCAGGCCCTGCGCACCGAACGGCCGGACCGGGTAGCCGCCGCCCTTGCCGAAGGGCGACTGGCCATAATGCTGGATGGCTCGCCCTTTGTCCTGATAACGCCGGTCAGCCTGTTCACCTTGTTTCATACCGGCGAAGACTTCTCCGTTTACTGGGTTGCTGCCAGTTTCAGCCGGGTCCTCAGATTTTTAGGGGCATTCCTTACATTACTGATGCCGGCCCTCTACATAGCGATCAGCTACTTCCATGAGGAAGCGCTGCCCACCAGCCTGATCATCGCCATCGCCGGCGCCCGGGAGCGGGTGCCTTTCCCGTCCATCCTGGAAATAGCCATGATGGAGTTCTCTTTTGAACTGTTGCGGGAAGCCGGCGTAAGAATTCCCGGCATGTTGGGCTCCACCATCGGCATCGTCGGCGCCATTATTCTCGGGCAGGCGGCGGTAGCCGCCGGTATCGTCAGCCCCATTACCGTAGTCATCATTGCCGTCACCGGCCTGGCCTCCTTCGGCATTCCGGACTACAGCCTCTCCCACGCCATCCGTCTAACCCGCTTTGCTTTTGAAGTTCTGGCAGCCACATTCGGACTGGTAGGGGTGGCCAGCGGCTTACTGGCGCTGACGGTGGTGCTCACCAGCATGAAATCGCTGGGAGTGCCCTATATGTCGCCAGTGGCGCCAAAGTCCACCGCCGGCTACGATATTGTGTTGCGCGGCCCCCTTAACTCCCAGGAACTGCGGCCCGACGAACTTAACCCCCTGGACAGGCAGCGCCAGGCCAGCGTGGGCGTACAGTGGCCGGCAGAACAACCTGCCGGCGGGGAGGATGAATCATGAGTTACCAACCGGGGCGCCTCGGCCTGGCTGAAGGAATAGCGCTGGTCTTCGCCACCACTTTGGCGCCCATTTTCCTGACTATCTTTCCGGCCAGCGTAGATGCGGCAGGCCCCGCTGCCTGGATGCGTCCTGTCATCAGCTTTATCGAGTTTCTTGTTATCTTGTATCTACTGCTGTATGTACTCAAAAACACTACCGGCGATCTATATGCCGCCTGCCAGCAGTTGCTCGGCACTACCCTGACCCGGCTTGTCGCCCTGTATTACACCAGCCTGTATTTTCTCGACGCCGGCCTGCTGCTCCGCCAGTTTGCCGAAAACACCCTCCTCACCGCTCTGCCGCGGCTGGAATTTGAAGTGGCTATCGGCCTGTACGCCATAATGGCTGTCTTTCTCCTCTATTTCGGCTTGGAGGCAATGGCGCGGACGTGTTATATCATTCTGCCTTTTGCTGTCGCCGGTCTGTTAGCTATCATGGCTCTGGCCGCGCCCCGTTACGAATTCTTCCACCTTACTCCCTGGGTTGGGCCAGGACTGGGGCAGGTATTTATCTGGGGAGTGCAGGCCGGCGGCATCAATCTCGGCGCTCTGCTGCCCTTCCTGATTGCCGCCAGCTTCCAGAATGCGCCCACCATCCGGAACGCCGTTCTATACGGGCTGGGACTCAGTACCCTTATGCGAACGCTGGCCTTCATCGCTTACACCACTGCTTTCGGGGTGTCTGTCGGCCGGGAGAAAGTCCTGCCCTTTTTCGATCTGGCCCGGCTGGTGTATATCAATCGCTTCCTCCAGCGCATCGAAGCCTTCTTCATCATCCTTTGGACAGCCATGGGCATGCTTAATGTGGCTATCGATATCTACGCCGGTCTCTATCTCCTTTGCCGCCTGTTCAACCTGCCTTCCCTCCGGCCCTTCATCCTGCCGACCACCCTGATCATCGCCGAGCTGGCCATGCTGCCCCACGAAATCACCGGCGTCCTCACCTTCTACAACCAGGCAATTTTCAGCTTTTATAACCTCGGCACAATAGTGATTCCGCTGATGCTATTTATCGCTGCCGTTTACCGGGCAAAAAGGGGGCGGGAAAAATGCCGATCCGTTTAGTATTGACGGCGCTGTTCCTCTCTGTCACGCTGTTGATAACCGGCTGCTTTGGCGGCAAGGAGACCGACGATGTCGCCTACGTCCTGGTCATCGGCATCGACGCCAACGATGACGGCAATCTGAAAATAACCTACCAGATCGCTAATCCCAAAGGGGGCGGCGCCGCGAGCGGCGGGGAGGGTGGCAGCGCCACCGGCATGGGCGAGAAAGGCGGCGGCAGCCAGTCGTGGATAATTAACACCATTACCGCGCCTACCCCGGCCGAAACCCGTATGCTGCTTAATTCTTCCATGTCCCGTTTCCCCAACGTCGGCCATACCTCGGCCATTATCATCGGGGAAAGCATGGCCCGCAACGGTATCGGCTACCTCCTTTCCTTCTTTGTCCGCAACCGTGAATTCCGCGAAACCACCCTCCTGATTGTCGTGGCAGGAACAGCCGAAGACTTTATCCGGCACACCAAGCCCTCCATGGATGCCACCATCACCAAATTCTACGAAACCTTTACGACGTCTCTTGCCGAAAGCAGCTTTTCTTTCCGCACCGATTTGCACCAATTTTACACCCGGCTGAAAAATCAGGGCGGTTCGCCTTTTATAATGTACAGCGGCACCAACCCCAAGACCGGCGAAGACCGGCCGGCCGAGTCCAAGACACCCCAGCAGAAAGGAGAAGCCTATTTGCCGGGGGGCATTCCGCGCACCGGCACTGAGAGTTCTGCCGAATTTCTGGGTCTGGCCCTCTTCCGGGGCGACAAGATGGTTGGTGTGCTCAACAGCGACCAAACCCGGGCTGTGGCCATCCTGCAGGGAAATTTCTTCCGGGGCATAATCGGCGTCGTCGACCCCCTGGATGCTAAAGAGTCCGTAAGTCTCGTTATCCGTAACGGCGGCAAGCCCCGGATAACCGCCGACTTCAGCGGCAGGGCGCCGGTATTCACCGCCAGCGTGCCGATTGAAGCCGAGATACTGGGCATCACCTCCGGCATCAACTACGAGGCCGACTCCTACCGGGAATTGCTGGAGAGCCAGGTTTCCCAAATGCTTACCGGGCAAATCAGAAGCATGGTAAAGCACACCCAGGAACTGGGCAGCGATCCGGTGGGGTTCGGCATGCACCTGCGTCCGAAATTTCCCAACTACGACGCTTTGAAGCAGGCAGATCTGACAACACTGTATCAGGCGGCCGATATCCAAATAAGTGTCACAACCAAAATCCGCCGCACCGGCCTAATTTGGCGGACATCACCTGCACAACAAAATTAACGGAAGGGTGTTCATATGATTCGTATCATCTTCCTCGTCGCCGGCATTGTCGCCGGCATCCATGTCTATACCTACGGCCGCTGGCTGAAACAGCAGGGCAATATCCCCGGAGCCATCCTGGCCTTCATCTTCGCCGCTCTTGCCGCAGTCCTGCCGGCTTGGGACATGCTCACACAATGAAACAGCGGCTAAATCCCATCAAAGCCAGCCGCGGCGGTAAAAGTACCTTATCATATAAAGGCTGATCCCCAGCATGACTACCCACACCAAATAATAACCATATTCCCATTGGAGTTCCGGCATATTTACAAAATTCATGCCATACACCCCGGCGATGAAGGTTAGCGGAATAAAAATGGTGGATATAATGGTCAGCATTTTCATTATTTCACTCATCCGGTTGCTGATGCTCGACAAGTAAATATCCAGCATGCCGGAAAGCATATCCCGGTAGATCTCCACCGTCTCCAAGACCTGGATGGTATGGTCATAGACATCCCGCATATAAATATGGGTACTGTCTTGAATCAATGCCGCTTCCTCCCGGTCCAGCGAGCCGATTACTTCCCGCAGCGGCCACACTGCCCGGCGGATGGTCAGCATTTCATGTTTCAAATCATAAATACGCCGCAAAAGCTCAGGTCCGGGGGAATTTACGATTATTTCCTCCATTTCTTCTATGTTGTCTCCTATATGCTCCAAGACCACATAATAGTGGTCAACCACCGTATCCATCAGGGCGTATAACAAGTAGTCCGGACCGAAACGCCGGAGCCTCCCCCGCCCGCCGTCAATCCTTTCTTTGATGGAATTAAATATATCCGGTTGTTCCGGACCTGTTTCCTGAAAGGAAATGAGGAGATCT
This window of the Methylomusa anaerophila genome carries:
- the corA gene encoding magnesium/cobalt transporter CorA, whose translation is MAGNRKPLARKVGLPPGTMLYVGDTRSEQVHIHVIEYSADQVKDYPIHTVKDLESIKNSDSGLIKWIKVDGLSNVKMIEQIGQVFCIHPLVLEDIVNTNQRPKLEDYGDYLYVVLQSLTGVTAQGVLQSAQISLILGKDLLISFQETGPEQPDIFNSIKERIDGGRGRLRRFGPDYLLYALMDTVVDHYYVVLEHIGDNIEEMEEIIVNSPGPELLRRIYDLKHEMLTIRRAVWPLREVIGSLDREEAALIQDSTHIYMRDVYDHTIQVLETVEIYRDMLSGMLDIYLSSISNRMSEIMKMLTIISTIFIPLTFIAGVYGMNFVNMPELQWEYGYYLVWVVMLGISLYMIRYFYRRGWL